Proteins encoded in a region of the Saccharothrix ecbatanensis genome:
- a CDS encoding DUF3558 family protein, which yields MRRVVISLLVVAFGLTSACAYTVNGTPVAEQVLDVDPPFTSTKPTPTGSGKSSTKPSPTTSGSSEPSAVGDICALIGWKDLPYDVPDKGAKPTDTGYDTSFDQSCKWQTSVDSLDVGVTLRFREGKAITLEQSNGEFDLADRKVKYFDRTTDTSVQPSCVLVMDYAGGGIGIIVIDGSARFGAICDQGKKVAEVLLTKEPTP from the coding sequence ATGCGGCGTGTGGTGATCTCGCTCCTGGTGGTGGCGTTCGGTCTGACGAGCGCTTGCGCGTACACGGTCAACGGGACTCCGGTGGCGGAACAGGTGCTCGACGTGGACCCACCGTTCACCTCGACCAAGCCCACACCGACGGGGTCCGGCAAGTCGTCCACCAAGCCGTCGCCGACGACGTCGGGGTCGAGTGAGCCGTCGGCGGTGGGTGACATCTGTGCGTTGATCGGGTGGAAGGACTTGCCCTACGACGTGCCGGACAAGGGCGCCAAGCCCACCGACACCGGGTACGACACGTCGTTCGACCAGTCGTGCAAGTGGCAGACGTCGGTCGACTCGCTGGACGTGGGCGTGACGCTCAGGTTCCGTGAGGGGAAGGCGATCACGCTGGAGCAGAGCAACGGCGAGTTCGACTTGGCGGACCGGAAGGTGAAGTACTTCGACCGGACCACGGACACGTCGGTGCAGCCGTCGTGTGTGCTGGTGATGGACTATGCCGGTGGTGGCATCGGGATCATCGTGATCGACGGGTCGGCCCGGTTCGGCGCCATCTGCGACCAGGGTAAGAAGGTCGCCGAGGTGCTGTTGACCAAGGAACCCACTCCCTGA
- a CDS encoding ABC transporter substrate-binding protein, producing the protein MAITRIAALLVTALALSACGQAETADKPAVAQGGAEFGQAGQKSSGFGTDAQPGQFPRTIKHAMGETVIEKRPERVVVLDGGELDNVVALGIKPVGVAYPDGAPTMPTYVGDKAGTPENVGGITSLNLETIAKLQPDLIIGSQLRAEQQYPKLSEIAPTVFAVRPGYTWKENFRLNAAALDRVTEAEKLITDYEAHAKQVGENIERKAGKRPTVTMLRFMPGKTRLYAKKSFIGTILIDAGIPQPQASQADDLAVEVSTEQISQADGDWILIGTYGDQTKTAQQQVQGGPLWQTLSAVKAGHAKLVSDETWFLGLGVLAAEEVLTDLEQTLTT; encoded by the coding sequence GTGGCAATCACCAGGATCGCGGCCCTGCTCGTCACCGCACTCGCCCTCAGCGCGTGCGGCCAAGCTGAAACCGCCGACAAGCCCGCAGTGGCCCAGGGTGGCGCGGAATTCGGCCAGGCGGGACAGAAGAGCTCCGGTTTCGGAACGGACGCCCAACCAGGCCAGTTCCCCCGGACGATCAAGCACGCCATGGGCGAGACGGTCATCGAGAAGCGCCCCGAACGAGTGGTAGTCCTCGACGGCGGCGAACTCGACAACGTGGTCGCGCTCGGCATCAAGCCCGTAGGCGTCGCCTACCCCGACGGCGCACCCACGATGCCGACCTACGTCGGTGACAAGGCGGGCACCCCGGAGAACGTCGGCGGCATCACCAGCCTGAACCTGGAAACGATCGCCAAGCTCCAGCCGGACCTGATCATCGGCTCACAACTGCGCGCCGAGCAGCAGTACCCCAAGCTGTCCGAGATCGCCCCCACCGTCTTCGCCGTCCGCCCCGGCTACACCTGGAAGGAGAACTTCCGCCTCAACGCCGCGGCACTTGACCGCGTCACCGAGGCCGAGAAGCTCATCACCGACTACGAGGCCCACGCCAAGCAGGTCGGCGAGAACATCGAGCGCAAGGCAGGCAAGCGCCCCACCGTCACCATGCTCCGCTTCATGCCGGGCAAGACCAGGCTCTACGCCAAGAAGTCGTTCATCGGCACCATCCTGATCGACGCAGGCATCCCCCAGCCCCAGGCCAGCCAGGCAGACGACCTGGCGGTAGAGGTCAGCACCGAGCAGATCAGCCAGGCCGACGGCGACTGGATCCTCATCGGCACCTACGGCGACCAGACCAAGACCGCCCAACAGCAAGTCCAAGGCGGCCCGCTCTGGCAGACCCTCAGCGCAGTCAAGGCCGGCCACGCCAAGCTCGTAAGCGACGAAACCTGGTTCCTAGGCCTAGGCGTCCTAGCCGCAGAAGAAGTCCTGACCGACCTGGAACAAACCCTCACGACCTAA
- a CDS encoding aldehyde dehydrogenase family protein, with amino-acid sequence MTQTAPTTPARGEDEGRRFASLDPRTGEVVGHHSVASEDDVREAVRMARDASEFWAELGFDGRRARLDAWRKLLVKRLEELQTLISAETGKSADDARTELALVIDHLHWAAKHAGKVLGKRKISSGMLMYNHAASLEYRPLGVVGVIGPWNYPAFTPMGSIAYALAAGNTVVFKPSEFTPGVGVFLASTFGEVVPEFPVFQVVTGFGDVGAALCKSGVDKLAFTGSTQTGKKVMAACAESLTPVLLECGGKDPMIVAEDADVMAAADGAVWGGIFNAGQTCAGVERVYVAEAVYEEFVRLVTEKASKLRPGGQSNADFGPITMPAQVGIIQSHVADALERGARAVVGGLESIRAPYVEPVVLVDVPADAKAAVEETFGPTLVINRVADADEAVRQANSLAYGLGASVFSRNRGEELAGKLRCGMVSVNSVLAYASVPGLPFGGVGDSGFGRIHGEDGLREFTYAHSVTRKRFGAVLDPMTYERGSRTIRRVVRLVRVLYGR; translated from the coding sequence ATGACGCAGACCGCTCCCACCACTCCGGCGCGGGGCGAGGACGAGGGCCGGCGGTTCGCCTCGCTCGACCCCCGCACCGGCGAAGTCGTCGGCCACCACTCCGTGGCGTCGGAGGACGACGTGCGCGAGGCCGTGCGGATGGCGCGTGACGCGTCCGAGTTCTGGGCGGAGCTCGGGTTCGACGGGCGGCGTGCTCGGCTGGACGCCTGGAGGAAGCTGCTGGTCAAACGGCTGGAGGAACTCCAGACGTTGATCAGCGCGGAGACCGGGAAGTCCGCGGACGACGCGCGTACCGAGTTGGCGTTGGTGATCGACCACTTGCATTGGGCGGCCAAGCACGCGGGGAAGGTGCTGGGCAAGCGCAAGATCTCGTCCGGAATGCTGATGTACAACCACGCGGCGTCGCTGGAGTACCGGCCGTTGGGTGTGGTCGGGGTGATCGGGCCGTGGAACTACCCGGCGTTCACGCCCATGGGTTCGATCGCTTACGCGTTGGCGGCGGGGAACACGGTGGTGTTCAAGCCTTCCGAGTTCACGCCGGGGGTGGGCGTTTTCCTGGCGTCGACGTTCGGCGAGGTCGTGCCGGAGTTTCCGGTGTTCCAGGTGGTGACCGGATTTGGTGACGTGGGCGCTGCGTTGTGCAAGTCCGGAGTGGACAAGCTGGCGTTTACCGGGTCCACGCAGACTGGCAAGAAGGTCATGGCGGCTTGTGCCGAGTCTTTGACGCCGGTGTTGCTGGAGTGCGGCGGCAAGGACCCGATGATCGTGGCCGAGGACGCTGATGTGATGGCGGCGGCCGATGGTGCGGTGTGGGGTGGGATCTTCAACGCCGGGCAGACTTGCGCCGGGGTTGAGCGGGTTTACGTGGCTGAGGCCGTTTACGAAGAGTTTGTCCGGTTGGTGACGGAGAAGGCGTCGAAACTGCGGCCCGGTGGCCAGTCGAATGCCGATTTCGGGCCGATCACCATGCCGGCGCAGGTGGGGATCATCCAGTCGCACGTCGCGGACGCGTTGGAGCGTGGGGCGCGGGCGGTCGTGGGTGGGCTGGAGTCGATCCGGGCGCCGTATGTGGAGCCGGTGGTGCTGGTGGACGTGCCGGCTGACGCCAAGGCGGCGGTGGAGGAGACGTTCGGGCCTACGTTGGTGATCAACCGGGTTGCCGACGCGGATGAGGCGGTTCGGCAGGCCAACTCGTTGGCCTACGGGTTGGGCGCTTCGGTTTTCTCCCGGAATCGGGGGGAGGAGCTGGCGGGTAAGTTGCGGTGCGGGATGGTTTCGGTGAATTCCGTGCTGGCTTATGCGTCGGTGCCTGGGCTGCCGTTTGGTGGGGTCGGTGATTCCGGGTTCGGGCGGATTCATGGGGAGGATGGGTTGCGGGAGTTCACGTATGCCCATTCGGTTACTCGGAAGCGGTTTGGGGCGGTGCTGGATCCGATGACCTATGAGCGGGGGTCTCGGACTATTCGGCGGGTTGTGCGGTTGGTTCGGGTGTTGTACGGGCGGTAG
- the dhaM gene encoding dihydroxyacetone kinase phosphoryl donor subunit DhaM, with translation MIGLVVVSHSRQLAFGVAELAGQMAPSVKIVPSGGDGMGGLGTSYEAVGEAISQADSGAGVVVLFDLGSAKMVADMAAEEAAGSVMVVDAPLVEGAVAAAVRAQGGAGLPEVAAAAVSAGGGGQDSVEVGGDVVRAEVSLTNSVGLHARPAALVARALASLDAAVVVRFGEEEADAKSVLALMGLGAPGGARIEVAASGADAAEAVRRVEELAARRFDE, from the coding sequence GTGATCGGGCTGGTGGTGGTGTCGCACAGTCGGCAGCTGGCTTTCGGGGTGGCCGAGTTGGCCGGTCAGATGGCGCCTTCGGTGAAGATCGTGCCGTCCGGCGGGGATGGGATGGGCGGGTTGGGCACTTCCTACGAGGCTGTCGGGGAGGCCATTTCCCAAGCCGATTCGGGTGCCGGTGTGGTGGTTCTGTTCGATCTTGGCAGCGCGAAGATGGTCGCCGACATGGCTGCTGAGGAGGCTGCCGGGTCGGTCATGGTCGTGGACGCGCCGTTGGTCGAGGGCGCGGTGGCTGCTGCCGTTCGCGCGCAGGGTGGCGCCGGCCTGCCGGAGGTGGCGGCGGCTGCTGTTTCGGCCGGTGGTGGTGGGCAGGACTCGGTCGAGGTGGGTGGGGATGTGGTGCGGGCGGAGGTCTCGTTGACGAACTCCGTCGGGCTGCACGCTCGGCCGGCGGCGTTGGTGGCGCGGGCGTTGGCCTCGTTGGACGCCGCGGTGGTGGTGCGGTTCGGGGAGGAGGAGGCGGACGCCAAGAGCGTGCTGGCGTTGATGGGGTTGGGCGCGCCCGGTGGTGCGCGGATCGAGGTCGCGGCGAGTGGCGCCGACGCGGCGGAGGCCGTGCGGCGGGTGGAGGAGCTGGCCGCGCGCCGGTTCGACGAATGA
- a CDS encoding alpha/beta hydrolase, giving the protein MVDEVRIKADTVLPARREAVTLRTDDGLALVGELALPADRVPRATLVLLHPLPTHGGMMDSHLYRKAAWRLPALADLAVLRFNTRGTVSEAGRSEGAFDHAVGERLDVAAALAFAADRGLPSVWLVGWSFGTDLALMHGCDPIVEGAVLISPPLRWSEPDHLRVWARTGKPVVCLVPEFDTYLPPAEARRRFGADIPTADVIDFPGAKHLMVGHSDKVLDAIVSAAVPEVPTPLPRTWSGPHERRQVTIVTS; this is encoded by the coding sequence GTGGTCGACGAAGTCCGGATCAAGGCTGACACCGTGCTCCCGGCACGCCGGGAAGCGGTGACGTTGCGGACCGACGACGGTCTCGCGTTGGTCGGCGAGTTGGCGTTGCCGGCGGACCGGGTTCCACGCGCCACGCTCGTGCTGCTGCACCCGTTGCCCACGCACGGCGGCATGATGGATTCCCACCTCTACCGCAAGGCGGCGTGGCGGCTGCCCGCGCTGGCCGACCTCGCGGTGTTGCGGTTCAACACGCGTGGCACGGTCAGTGAGGCGGGGCGCAGCGAGGGCGCGTTCGACCACGCCGTGGGCGAGCGACTGGATGTCGCCGCGGCCTTGGCGTTCGCGGCCGATCGAGGGTTGCCCTCGGTGTGGCTCGTGGGTTGGTCGTTCGGCACCGACCTCGCGCTGATGCACGGGTGCGACCCGATCGTCGAGGGCGCTGTCCTGATCTCACCTCCTCTGCGTTGGAGCGAGCCTGATCATCTGCGCGTGTGGGCGCGTACGGGCAAACCGGTGGTGTGCCTGGTGCCCGAGTTCGACACCTACTTGCCACCGGCCGAGGCCAGGCGGCGGTTCGGCGCGGACATCCCGACCGCGGACGTGATCGACTTCCCCGGCGCCAAGCACCTCATGGTCGGGCACTCCGACAAGGTGCTCGACGCGATCGTGTCCGCGGCCGTGCCCGAGGTGCCCACGCCGTTGCCGCGCACCTGGTCCGGCCCCCACGAACGGCGTCAAGTGACCATCGT
- a CDS encoding DUF3558 family protein, whose amino-acid sequence MHRLVAVLSAILLLAGCAGADLAKQKFPRTTIPANAEKVSDPTGTTRTTPAPDGEPVEPAFASDKMRLIDPCELLDEEVLKQFGTPGDQSRSGYARCSNFMKDKAGKDLAVTVETGQTMTSELKNADKQIAGLRSHEQTLENSACFVSVITQDKPGLGITVQIGYEDGDACTPGRVVAESVVKRIREDPPTREPVKGSLITLDPCALPDQAAIDTAVGADRRVYPYGLHNCSWVGDDRELTLDFRATFVPRDRDFDDKQTEVDLGGGVTGYQVDSVTAFPSCEVKWVQLVGDENKGEVVEVKSAGPKESQFDRCATAVAFAKGLVGKIPKA is encoded by the coding sequence GTGCACCGTCTCGTCGCCGTCCTGAGCGCGATCCTCCTCCTTGCCGGCTGCGCCGGGGCGGATCTGGCCAAGCAGAAGTTCCCGCGCACCACGATCCCGGCGAACGCGGAGAAGGTGTCCGATCCGACCGGGACGACGCGCACCACGCCGGCGCCGGACGGGGAACCGGTCGAACCGGCGTTCGCGTCGGACAAGATGCGGCTGATCGACCCGTGCGAGCTGCTGGACGAGGAAGTGCTGAAGCAGTTCGGCACGCCCGGCGACCAGTCGCGCAGCGGGTACGCCAGGTGCTCGAACTTCATGAAGGACAAGGCGGGCAAGGACCTCGCGGTCACCGTCGAAACCGGTCAGACCATGACCTCCGAGCTGAAGAACGCGGACAAGCAGATCGCCGGCCTGCGCAGCCACGAGCAAACGCTGGAGAACAGCGCCTGCTTCGTCTCGGTGATCACCCAGGACAAGCCGGGCCTGGGCATCACCGTGCAGATCGGCTACGAGGACGGCGACGCGTGCACGCCCGGGCGGGTGGTCGCGGAGTCGGTGGTCAAGCGGATCAGGGAGGACCCGCCCACCAGGGAGCCGGTCAAGGGCTCGCTGATCACGCTGGACCCGTGTGCGCTGCCGGACCAGGCGGCGATCGACACGGCGGTGGGCGCCGACCGTCGGGTGTACCCGTATGGGCTGCACAACTGCTCGTGGGTGGGTGACGACCGTGAGCTGACGCTGGACTTCCGTGCCACGTTCGTCCCGCGTGACCGCGACTTCGACGACAAGCAGACCGAGGTCGACCTGGGTGGCGGGGTGACCGGCTACCAGGTGGACAGCGTGACGGCGTTCCCGTCGTGCGAGGTCAAGTGGGTGCAACTCGTCGGGGACGAGAACAAGGGCGAGGTGGTCGAGGTGAAGTCCGCCGGGCCGAAGGAGTCGCAGTTCGACCGGTGCGCCACGGCTGTGGCGTTCGCCAAGGGGCTGGTGGGCAAGATCCCGAAAGCCTGA
- a CDS encoding 3-hydroxyacyl-CoA dehydrogenase family protein, producing the protein MTRQFNTVGIVGLGTMGAGIAEVLARTGVTVVAVDVDETALDRGRGHLTHSTDRAVAGGKLSSADRDATLARISYATSLDALAGADLVIEAVPERIELKAEVFAELDRICGPDTVFASNTSSLSITEIGVHTGRPGKVVGMHFFNPTPVLKLVEVIRTVVTEPDVVTDVVAFVEGLGKTPVVIGDRAGFIANALLFGYLNHAVRMYESRYATREDLDAAMRYGCGYPMGPLALLDLIGLDTAYEILDTMYHQSRNRLHAPAPLLKQMITAGLLGRKSGRGFYTYDGPDSPVVVPDVQTPVAAEEGVPTREVQRVGVIGTGTMATGIVEVFAKRGYDVVLRARSSEKASAAVAKVGKSLEKAVSRGKLSADDRDAALARITPVVEFSDLADCDLVVEAVAEELSVKKAVFEALDEVCKPGAVLATTTSSLPVIECAAATARPGDVVGLHFFNPAQVMKLVEVVETISTSADVVATARRVCLDLGKVPVHCGDRAGFIVNALLFPYLNDAVKMLEAHYAVADDIDNAMKVGCSLPMGPFELLDVVGLDVSLAIERTLYLEFREAGFAPAPLLEHLVKAGRLGRKTGKGFRDYSV; encoded by the coding sequence GTGACGCGCCAGTTCAACACGGTCGGAATCGTCGGTCTCGGCACCATGGGCGCCGGTATCGCCGAGGTGCTCGCCCGGACCGGCGTCACTGTCGTGGCGGTGGACGTGGACGAGACCGCTCTGGACCGAGGTCGTGGTCATCTGACCCACTCGACGGACCGCGCCGTGGCGGGCGGGAAGCTCTCTTCGGCTGATCGGGACGCCACGCTGGCCCGCATCTCGTATGCCACGTCGCTGGACGCGTTGGCGGGTGCGGACCTCGTGATCGAGGCGGTGCCGGAGCGGATCGAGCTCAAGGCCGAGGTGTTCGCCGAGCTGGACCGGATCTGCGGCCCGGACACGGTGTTCGCGTCCAACACGTCGTCGCTGTCGATCACCGAGATCGGTGTCCACACGGGACGGCCGGGCAAGGTCGTCGGGATGCACTTCTTCAACCCCACGCCGGTGTTGAAGCTGGTCGAGGTGATCCGGACGGTCGTCACCGAGCCCGACGTGGTGACCGACGTGGTGGCGTTCGTGGAGGGGCTGGGCAAGACGCCGGTCGTGATCGGCGACCGGGCCGGGTTCATCGCCAACGCGCTGCTGTTCGGGTACCTGAACCACGCGGTCCGGATGTACGAATCCCGTTACGCGACAAGGGAAGACCTCGACGCGGCCATGCGGTACGGCTGCGGCTACCCGATGGGTCCGTTGGCGCTGCTCGACTTGATCGGGTTGGACACCGCGTACGAAATCCTCGACACGATGTACCACCAGTCGCGCAATCGTTTGCACGCTCCCGCGCCGTTGCTGAAGCAGATGATCACGGCGGGTCTGCTGGGTCGGAAGAGCGGGCGCGGTTTCTACACCTACGACGGGCCGGACTCGCCCGTCGTCGTGCCGGACGTGCAGACGCCGGTTGCCGCCGAGGAGGGCGTGCCCACTCGGGAGGTCCAGCGGGTCGGGGTGATCGGCACCGGGACCATGGCCACCGGCATCGTCGAGGTGTTCGCCAAGCGCGGGTACGACGTGGTGCTGCGGGCTCGGTCGTCGGAGAAGGCTTCCGCCGCCGTGGCCAAGGTGGGCAAGTCGTTGGAGAAGGCCGTGTCGCGCGGCAAGCTGTCGGCGGATGATCGGGACGCGGCGCTGGCCCGCATCACGCCCGTTGTCGAGTTCTCGGACCTGGCCGATTGCGATCTAGTGGTCGAGGCGGTGGCCGAGGAGCTGTCGGTCAAGAAGGCCGTGTTCGAGGCGTTGGACGAGGTGTGCAAGCCGGGCGCGGTGCTGGCGACCACGACGTCGTCGCTGCCGGTGATCGAGTGCGCCGCCGCCACCGCGCGACCCGGTGACGTGGTCGGCCTGCACTTCTTCAACCCGGCCCAGGTGATGAAGCTGGTCGAGGTGGTCGAGACGATCTCGACGTCGGCCGACGTGGTGGCCACCGCCCGGCGGGTGTGCCTGGATCTGGGCAAGGTGCCGGTGCACTGCGGTGACCGGGCCGGGTTCATCGTGAACGCGCTGCTGTTCCCGTACCTGAACGACGCGGTGAAGATGTTGGAGGCGCACTACGCGGTGGCCGACGACATCGACAACGCGATGAAGGTCGGCTGCTCGTTGCCAATGGGGCCGTTCGAGCTGCTGGACGTGGTGGGGCTGGACGTGTCGCTGGCCATCGAGCGGACGCTCTACCTGGAGTTCCGTGAAGCCGGCTTCGCCCCCGCGCCGTTGTTGGAGCACCTGGTGAAGGCCGGGAGGCTGGGTCGCAAGACCGGCAAGGGGTTCCGCGATTACTCGGTCTGA
- the dhaK gene encoding dihydroxyacetone kinase subunit DhaK, with product MKKIINDPATVVVDALRGMALAHADLLEIHYDPAVVVRADAPVSRKVALISGGGSGHEPLHGGFVGRGMLDAACPGAVFTSPTPDQVAAAVTRTDGGAGALLVVKNYTGDVLNFETAAELAAADGVDVRTVVIDDDVAVKDSLFTAGRRGVGGTVLLEKIVGAAAERGVDLDGCEALARRVVAQVRSMGLALTACTVPHAGEPSFTLADDEMELGIGIHGEPGRQRVKVGTAEELVPALLDPILEDLPFGDGDRVLLFTNGMGGTPLIELYLAHGIAERLLAERGITVERRLVGPFITSMEMQGMSLTLLKLDDEMVELWDAPVHTPALRWGV from the coding sequence GTGAAGAAGATCATCAACGATCCGGCGACAGTGGTGGTGGACGCGTTGCGCGGGATGGCGCTTGCGCACGCGGACCTTTTGGAGATCCATTACGACCCGGCGGTGGTGGTTCGGGCGGATGCTCCGGTGTCCCGCAAGGTCGCTCTGATCTCCGGTGGTGGGTCGGGGCATGAGCCGTTGCACGGCGGGTTCGTCGGGCGGGGGATGCTCGACGCGGCCTGTCCTGGTGCTGTTTTCACCTCGCCTACTCCTGACCAGGTCGCGGCGGCTGTGACTCGTACCGATGGTGGTGCGGGGGCGTTGCTGGTCGTGAAGAACTACACCGGTGACGTGCTGAACTTCGAGACTGCCGCCGAGCTGGCGGCGGCTGATGGCGTGGACGTGCGGACCGTTGTGATCGATGACGACGTCGCGGTCAAGGACTCGCTGTTCACGGCTGGTCGGCGCGGTGTGGGTGGGACTGTTCTGCTGGAGAAGATCGTCGGGGCGGCGGCCGAGCGCGGGGTCGACCTTGATGGCTGTGAGGCGTTGGCGCGGCGGGTTGTCGCGCAGGTCCGGTCGATGGGGTTGGCGTTGACGGCCTGCACCGTGCCGCACGCGGGGGAGCCTTCGTTCACGTTGGCGGATGACGAGATGGAGTTGGGGATCGGCATCCACGGTGAGCCCGGTCGTCAGCGGGTGAAGGTGGGGACCGCCGAGGAGTTGGTGCCTGCTTTGTTGGACCCGATTCTGGAAGACCTGCCGTTCGGGGACGGGGATCGCGTCCTGCTGTTCACGAATGGCATGGGTGGGACGCCGCTGATCGAGCTGTACCTGGCGCACGGGATCGCGGAGCGGCTCCTTGCCGAGCGGGGGATCACGGTGGAGCGGCGGTTGGTCGGCCCGTTCATCACGAGCATGGAGATGCAGGGCATGAGCCTGACGTTGCTGAAGTTGGACGACGAGATGGTCGAGCTGTGGGACGCGCCCGTGCACACGCCGGCGCTGCGGTGGGGTGTCTGA
- the dhaL gene encoding dihydroxyacetone kinase subunit DhaL: MECTAESVAEAMRAVAAVVVEHRDELLRLDREIGDGDHGENMARGFTALVSKLDGHAPASPGGVLRLVATTLISTVGGAAGPLYGTAFLRAATSVGDVASMDGTVVAKALRAALEGVVARGKAEVGDKTMVDALTPAVAAAESVAASGGGVAEVLSAAADAAELGADSTVPLVARKGRASYLGERSAGHLDPGARSTSLLLRTFAGRAR, translated from the coding sequence ATGGAGTGCACGGCGGAATCCGTCGCCGAGGCGATGCGTGCGGTGGCGGCGGTGGTGGTGGAGCACCGGGACGAGCTGCTGCGGTTGGACCGGGAGATCGGCGACGGCGACCACGGCGAGAACATGGCTCGCGGGTTCACCGCGTTGGTGTCCAAACTGGACGGTCATGCGCCCGCGTCGCCGGGTGGGGTGTTGAGGTTGGTGGCGACGACTTTGATCTCCACGGTGGGTGGCGCGGCCGGGCCGTTGTACGGGACGGCGTTCCTGCGTGCGGCCACGTCGGTCGGTGACGTCGCTTCGATGGACGGCACGGTGGTGGCCAAGGCGTTGCGGGCCGCGCTGGAGGGCGTCGTGGCGCGCGGTAAGGCCGAGGTGGGGGACAAGACGATGGTGGACGCCCTCACGCCTGCGGTGGCTGCTGCCGAGTCTGTCGCGGCAAGTGGTGGTGGGGTGGCCGAGGTGTTGTCGGCGGCGGCTGATGCGGCGGAGTTGGGGGCCGATTCGACCGTGCCGTTGGTGGCGCGGAAGGGGCGTGCGTCGTACCTGGGCGAGCGGAGTGCCGGTCATCTTGATCCGGGGGCGCGCTCGACGTCGTTGCTGCTTCGGACGTTCGCGGGGCGTGCGCGGTGA
- a CDS encoding FmdB family zinc ribbon protein yields MPTYEFRCKACGSTFDVKRSMSEASAPAPCPNGHDDTVKLLSMVGLGGKANAPAGGGNGGGGCCGGGCCG; encoded by the coding sequence GTGCCCACCTACGAGTTCCGTTGCAAGGCGTGCGGGTCGACGTTCGACGTGAAGCGGTCGATGAGCGAAGCCTCCGCCCCCGCGCCGTGTCCGAACGGCCACGACGACACCGTGAAGCTGCTGTCCATGGTCGGCCTCGGCGGCAAGGCCAACGCCCCCGCTGGCGGCGGTAACGGTGGCGGCGGGTGCTGCGGCGGCGGCTGCTGCGGCTGA